From the Lemur catta isolate mLemCat1 chromosome 1, mLemCat1.pri, whole genome shotgun sequence genome, the window tttaacgGATGGCTGCAGAGCCAGCTGGGAAACACGCGGCTTGAAAAATAATGCCCCAGAAGGCACAAGATTGGGGCGAAGGCGAGTGCCGGCTGGGCTTCTAGCGTTGATGGCAAAGGGAGACTTATCCCGGAACTAGGGCAATAACAGAAGTTTCTGTTTATTCTGTAATTTTGCTATTTGAAGACCAATTGCTATTGTTtatgtgtttgcttgtttttaaaaccGCACATGCACATTAAAAGTTCCCAAACAAGGGAGGTAACCAGAAGATCCTAACACTCCCTGGGAGAGAGCAGTGTGTACGTGTGCAGGCTAGCATCGCAGACCCGcagaaacaaatttctgtatTCTAAATGTATGGATGTGAGACATTCAGCTCGGGACGTGAGAAATTCAGTTAGGGGTTGCGGAGACAGGCGGCCGCTTCTGTGTAACGGACCGCGTCTCTAGTCCAAGTAGGGCAGCGCTGTAAAagcttagcattttttttttttgcagtgtctAGGTTTTCCCATGAGTAAAATGGGTGAACACATAGTTACTTTTAAACTATTATACCTCAGGTGCTTATCCAGATCGGGCTTAATTCCTCAGGGTAAAGAGCTTCCAGGTTTGAGCCAGGCCGCCATCAGTAAAACGTGATCCGTGTCCCAAAGCAGTCGCGAGTGGCTCGATTTCGCTGTCTGGCCCACAGCATGGAGAAGCCTTTGCCCAGACCTGAGACTTCGCTTTGCAAACAAACCAGAGTTGCCCTCTACCCCGAGGCGTGGTGCCAATCACAAAGATGATGCTAAAAATGTTATCAGAATTCTCTGCTAATAAACGGAGGGGGGATTAACTACAGGCACGACTCTGCCCTTGTGTGAGCGCGGTTACTGTGCTGAAATAACTCGTCCCTGCACCTACACCACCCTCAACTTAATGAAGAGTTGTGATTTCTTTCAAAACACTGCTCTGGAGTCGGTCCCCTCCTTCCTTGCCCACCCTCTGCCCCGCCAGTCCCTGCACCCAGCTGGGGGCGCTACCGGCCGCCCGCGGAGCTGCAGCGTCTGCCACCTCCTAGATGCGCACTAAGAGCGCGAAGAAAGTGGGGGCTTTGTGCCTGGTTATCGTGTACATTTGGGGTCCCAAATGCCCACGTGTTGATGAAACCCATGAGATGGGAACAGGCGGCGGGAAatcagaaagagagaggaagagctaGGGAGCAGACTCCAGCCCCTGTTCCTGGGTTATCCGCGCTCATCTCAAAAGATCTGGCTGCGTTAGGTATCAGATTACTTTGTCTACAGagtccccaccccactccaccctaCCCCATCCCCCAGCCTGACTCTGATGTGACCGTATTTTTACAGAAATGCGATTACGTTCCCTTTCTCCCTCGGTCCCAGGCGCGCTcagccctttctccctcccccgcGTGCCCGCCCTCCTTCCCTCCGCCTCTCACTCTGCCTCCCCAGGTCCCTCCTCCAGTCCCTCCCCAAGAATCTCCTGGCCACGGGCGCCCATTGGTTGTGCGCTGGGAGGAGGCGTGTGCCCGGCCCGTTGAGTTTCATTGAGCGGAATTAGCCCGGATGACATCAGCTTCCCAGCCCCCCGGGCGGGCCCAGCTCATTGGCGAGGCTGCCCCTCCAGGACTAGCACATTGttccccgcccccggcccggccaCCGCTGCCGCCGTCGCAGCCACCAACGGGCTATAAAAACCAGCCAAGCCCCGCAAGGTGCGGATGCTTATTATAGACCGACGCGACACCAGTACCGGGTGCCAGGTTCTCCGTTGAGGCTTTTCCGAGCGAGCCCCTTGAATCGCATCCACAGTAAGTGTCTCCGCcctccagcagccccagcccagatCCCAGGGACAGACGCCCCGCAATTCGGCTGTGACCTAGGATGCTCCGATGGAGGGTGCCTGAATCCCTCCCCTGCCGGCCAGGTCCCCCGAGTGGCTTTGCTGCTCTGCCTTCCCCACACTTACCGCTGCATTTCCCTAGCCCAAAAGCCAGAAGACCGGGCGACAACAGCTCTTTCTGCCCCAAACCCAGTCAGCTGGTGAGCTCGCTGCGGCCCCTGGGCGCAGCACATGGAATCTGGGCCCCGCGTCGGTGCTGGGTgcatgcgtgcgtgcgtgtgtttGCTGCGCGGTGTCGATGGAGATAAGGTGGATGCGTTTGAGGAACTAAATAAATAGTTCTCTATTTAGATCTCCACCCTCCCCAAAGAAAAACCTCACTTGCCACTCGTTTATTCCAGCCCTGgaggcccagctctgccattccTAACTGAAGGCACAAAACCTCTAGAATGCCACCCTCACTGAGGGTCACCCAAAGCTCCCTGAAATAAAACAACCTGTTGGATGAGAGCAGAGAGGAGAtggtggggaggaaagagagagattaattaTGGGTACCTGCGTGCAGCTAGAAGGAAGGCAAGAGATTGCAGCGAGGGGGACGCGGAGCTGCGGTGCAGAGGGGGAACAGCTTTCTGTCTCACTGACTCTTTTCcgtttctcctcctttccttggAAGTTCTGAGGACCGAGGGAAGGAGGACCCCGAGAAAGCTGAGACTATCCTCTGCTGGGGCCATGGACTCGGACGCCAGCTTGGTGTCCAGCCGCCCGTCGTCACCAGAACCCGATGACCTTTTTCTGCCGGCCCGGAGCAAGGGTAGCAGCGGCAGCGGCTTCACGGGGGGCACCGTGTCCTCGTCCACGCCGAGCGACTGCCCGCCTGAGCTGAGCGCTGAGCTGCGAAGTGCCATGGGCTCAGCGGGCGCGCACCCTGGGGACAAGCTGGGAAGCAGCGGCTTCAAGTCATCCTCGTCCAGCACCTCGTCCTCCACCTCGTCGGCGGCCGCGTCGTCCACCAAGAAGGACAAGAAGCAGATGACCGAGccagagctgcagcagctgcGCCTCAAGATCAACAGCCGCGAGCGCAAGCGCATGCACGACCTCAACATCGCCATGGATGGCCTGCGCGAGGTCATGCCCTACGCGCACGGCCCGTCGGTGCGCAAGCTCTCCAAGATCGCCACGCTGCTGCTGGCCCGCAACTACATCCTCATGCTCACCAACTCGTTGGAGGAGATGAAGCGACTGGTGAGCGAGATCTACGGCGGCCACCACGCTGGCTTCCACCCGTCGGCCTGCGGCGGCCTGGCGCACTCGGCGCCCCTGCCCGCCGCCACCGCACACCCCGCGGCCGCCGCGCACCACCCGGCTGTGCACCACCCCATCCTGCcgccagccgccgccgccgccgccgctgccgccgccgccgccgcggtgTCCAGCGCCTCTCTCCCGGGCTCCGGGCTGTCGTCGGTGGGCTCCATCCGACCTCCGCACGGCCTCCTCAAGTCTCCATCTGCAGCCGCGGCTGCCCcgctggggggcgggggcggcggcagCGGGGGTAGTGGGGGCTTCCAGCACTGGGGCGGTATGCCCTGTCCCTGCAGCATGTGCCAGGTGCCACCGCCTCACCACCACGTGTCGGCCATGGGCGCGGGCAGCCTGCCGCGCCTCACCTCAGACGCCAAGTGAGTCTACCGGCGCTGGCGCGTTCTGGCGAGCCGGGAGCCCCGAGGCCGCGGGGAAGCGAGGACTGGCCGGCGCTGCTGCTCGGGAGCTCCGTCGCGAGGAGGGGCTCGGGACcaaggactgggggtgggggatggtgggGATTCCAGCACCTGGGAACTGAAGCAATGGGGGGGGGGCGCACACAGAGCAGTGGGGAGTGAGGGGGACGTTCGCTCTGGGACCCGTTTGAGCCCTCACTGGCTCTAAACTGCTGGTCCTTTAGACACTATTTTATAAAAAGGTACCTCTATGTGCATCCCTCACTCGAACTtacccccacctccactcccccCGGGGAAAAGATGCTAAAAACTGTGCTTTCCCGAAGAGCACCTGCTTGACTTCCAGACTCTGCGGGGGCAGCCCTTGGTGGGTGGGAGGTTGGGGGAGAGACACAATGAGgacttcctctccttcctcctttcttggcGGGTAGGAGACTCTGAGGAGCCGACCTGCAGAAGCGACCGCCGGACCTCGCCTTCGAGGGTCGTCCCTGGCCCGGGGCCAGGGGCGGCGAGTTAGTTGGAAGCTGGCATTTGGTACCAGAAGCACTTATGGTCGTGTCGAATCTTGGTATCTGGGCAAACCCGCACCCTCTAAGAACTGTAGCCGTTCCTTGCTGTCTCTCCTGTTGATTGGGGTATGTGGTTTTCTAATAAACCTGCGGATGTTCCTTTCTCAACAGTACGAGCAAGCTTTATAGACGCTCAGAGTGGAACCACTTGTGGATTAGAATAACTCAAAACTGCCGATTTGGGGGACGGGtgtcttttagttattttaaaatacaaactacCCCCtccattctttccctctctgagcatAAAGTGATTTGGTTTCTTACTCAGCTGGGAGCATTTTGGCACCCGAGGGCTTGCCAGAGTTAAAAGGCAGTTGCTGTGAACATAGCTTTGGGTTATTTGTGGCTTTtattggcttttaaattttttcttggaaGTGTAAATATAATATCAATGATGAGGAAAGTGCGCGATGCTAAGCCGTTTGCTCACGTGACTGCCAGCCCCACTGGAGTCTAAGCCtgctttcctttctctatttGGGTTTCTTTTTGCCACGTTTAACACAAACGGTAAACTCCACGTGCTTCCTGCGTCGGTGCGACCCGCCTGGGCGCTGCCTGCGTTGCGACACTGGCTTCGTAGCGTCTCCGCGTAACATCCTTCCTCTGATCGCGCTGCCCCTCGCAGAGAGTGtatcatctgttttatttttgtaaaaacaaagtgctaaataatatttattacttgTTTGGTTGCAAAAACGAAATAAATGATCGAGTgttgagattttaaataaaatataaagtaagtCGGGCGTTTTCCATCCGTGTGAGTGGGGGGCGCAGGGAGCCGTGGCGAAGAGGGGTTCGGAATGCGGTCCCCAGGGCAGGATCTGGGGGTCGTTCCGCGGGTTTCCGCGCCGGGGAAAGGTAAGAGTTGTTTGTTTACTCCGCTTCCCCACATTCGCTTTAAAACACGTTCTGAGCACAGACTGCGGGCGTTTTTCATAACtctcttcttattatttttatttccaacgCCTAATCCAGAATTCCCTTTCCCTTGGGTTGAGTATTAAAGTACTTTAAAAGTGAACATTTCCTTCCCGGAGCGCGGAATTTTGAATCTTCGGGGGATGAAGACAGTGCCTGCGGCTGGGGGCCCGGGCTCTTGGGCGTCCTCCGAGGCtcaaattttctctttctgctcGGATGAGTCTCTGGCCACCGCCCGGCCCCACGGGTTTCCTCGGCTTCAGCTGCGGACCAGCCACTTGGGGCTCCTGGTCCTGCAAAGCCGCGGCGTCCCCAGCAAAGCCCCGCCGGAGTGTTTCTTGCGGGATCCAATAACCCCTTCGACCCACCCCCGGCACCCACCGTGGCCTTGAACTGCAaagtgccaggtgctgggaaccGCCCGAGTTAGCGAGGCTCTCACTTGCTGCGCTTCGGCCACTGTGTTTTTTCTCGGGGACACCTCTGTCTTCTCCTGTCCACTAGGTTCCTCACAATCCAAAACTGCAATGCAAATTCAGGATGTGGCCCTTAAGAGAGATTCTGGgcagaaattaaaaagttttgaCCTTCCAAAAGGATTAGGACAGACCCCATTGCAGTCTCTCGACCCCAGGGCTGGCCCAAAAACGTGTGCCCCTGAAAGGACAGCCTGGGGAGGGCACAGTAGACACGTCCCCCCAGTCCAGGGCCCTCTCGCCAACGACATCTTTGGTGGCCACCAGCGGAAGGCCCCAGGACCTGGGCGTGGATATTTCCTTAGTTAGAACCCCATGTCTTGAGTCTGGCCCCTTGCCCAGGCCTGAGGGTGGCTGGGTCCCCTAGCAAGGGGACAGGCACTTCCCGGTCCTCCAGCGGGGAATGTCGGGCTGCTGGCTGGAACAGTGGGGAGCAGGGATCG encodes:
- the OLIG2 gene encoding oligodendrocyte transcription factor 2, coding for MDSDASLVSSRPSSPEPDDLFLPARSKGSSGSGFTGGTVSSSTPSDCPPELSAELRSAMGSAGAHPGDKLGSSGFKSSSSSTSSSTSSAAASSTKKDKKQMTEPELQQLRLKINSRERKRMHDLNIAMDGLREVMPYAHGPSVRKLSKIATLLLARNYILMLTNSLEEMKRLVSEIYGGHHAGFHPSACGGLAHSAPLPAATAHPAAAAHHPAVHHPILPPAAAAAAAAAAAAAVSSASLPGSGLSSVGSIRPPHGLLKSPSAAAAAPLGGGGGGSGGSGGFQHWGGMPCPCSMCQVPPPHHHVSAMGAGSLPRLTSDAK